A window of Variovorax paradoxus EPS genomic DNA:
AAGCCATCCATACCTCGGCGAGCGCCCTTCGAAAGATCGGCGCGATCGACAAGGCCACCATGCGCCAGTTCGATGAAAGCTGCCTCGTCGCTCCGCCGGTGCTCGAGCCCCAGCAGATCAAGCACATCCGCGAAGCCGCGCATGTGAGCCAGCCGGTGTTCGCGCGCTATCTGAACACCAGCGAATCGACGGTGCAGAAGTGGGAGGCCGGCACCAAGCGGCCCAGCGGCATGGCGCTCAAGCTGCTGGCCGTGGTCGAGAAGCACGGACTGAAGGTGCTGGCATGAGGGTGGCCTGCGGCCCGATGCATCGAGTTCGAAGCTGAAACGATCGCCCACCATGGACGGCCTCGACCTCATCAAAACCTTTCGCGAAGTTGCCTTCCGCCGCAGCTTCTCCCGCGCCGCCGATTCGCTCGGCATGTCCAAGGCCACGGTCAGCCGCTATGTGGCCGAGCTCGAAACGCGCAGCGGCGTGCGACTGCTCAATCGCTCCACCCGCTCGCTGAGCCTCACCGATGCCGGGCAGGTGCTGCTCGATCGCAGCACCGAGCTGGTGGCAATGGCCGAGAACACGCTCAACGACCTGCAGGCGCACGGCTCGCACCCCAGGGGTCGCCTCCGCATGAGCGCGCCGAACGGGATGATCGCGGGTTGGCTCTCGGATGTGATGGCCGCGTTCATCAACCTCTATCCCGACGTGTACGTGAGCCTGGTGTTCACCAACCGCGACATCGACCTGATCGAGGAAGGCATCGACATCCACCTGACGGGTGGGCGCATCGACGACATGAACCTGATCGTGCGCCGGCTGGTGCAGTACGACATGGTGGTGTGCGCTTCGCCGGCCTATTGGGCGCGGCGCGGCATTCCGCAGGTGCCCGAGGACGTGGGCCGCCACGACATCCTGAGCTATGCGTCGATGCCGACCACGCACCTGCCCTTCGAGACCGACGGCAGGCCGCACGAGGTGGCGGTTCACAGCCGCATGGAGGCCAACGACGCGATGGCGCTCATCGAGCTGGCGCTGCGCGGCGTTGGCGTGGCCTATGTGCCGGAGCCGCTGGCGCAATCGCACCTGGAGCGCGGTGCGCTGGTGCCGGTGCTGCGCGA
This region includes:
- a CDS encoding helix-turn-helix domain-containing protein, producing MTTRPKFKSDAFEAIHTSASALRKIGAIDKATMRQFDESCLVAPPVLEPQQIKHIREAAHVSQPVFARYLNTSESTVQKWEAGTKRPSGMALKLLAVVEKHGLKVLA
- a CDS encoding LysR family transcriptional regulator → MDGLDLIKTFREVAFRRSFSRAADSLGMSKATVSRYVAELETRSGVRLLNRSTRSLSLTDAGQVLLDRSTELVAMAENTLNDLQAHGSHPRGRLRMSAPNGMIAGWLSDVMAAFINLYPDVYVSLVFTNRDIDLIEEGIDIHLTGGRIDDMNLIVRRLVQYDMVVCASPAYWARRGIPQVPEDVGRHDILSYASMPTTHLPFETDGRPHEVAVHSRMEANDAMALIELALRGVGVAYVPEPLAQSHLERGALVPVLREHMPRDHWLYAAYSQRRHNSAAMRAMLDFLEKSMEPLGDPPTMPASPPASPVSPPVTCALSRARDVARATASAGRTDTPPRQ